Proteins encoded in a region of the Prochlorothrix hollandica PCC 9006 = CALU 1027 genome:
- a CDS encoding phasin family protein produces MASFRELMQKALYLGVGVASYTGSKASSKIAELRTKTQELVDELVKQGEMTTEEARRMVEETLEQAQQSVSVDMANGAESSPKREPRPITIDPEEDGAASSPGDDEAALQDLRQQVASLQEELKRLQQD; encoded by the coding sequence ATGGCCAGTTTTAGAGAATTGATGCAAAAAGCCCTCTACCTGGGGGTTGGTGTTGCGTCCTATACCGGCAGCAAAGCATCAAGCAAGATAGCGGAACTGCGCACCAAAACCCAAGAATTGGTGGATGAGCTGGTAAAACAAGGCGAAATGACCACAGAAGAAGCCCGCCGCATGGTAGAAGAGACCCTAGAGCAGGCCCAGCAGTCTGTCTCGGTGGACATGGCCAACGGTGCGGAGTCGTCCCCCAAGCGGGAACCCCGACCCATTACCATTGATCCGGAAGAGGATGGAGCAGCGTCAAGCCCTGGGGATGATGAAGCGGCCCTCCAGGATTTGCGGCAACAGGTGGCTAGTCTGCAAGAGGAACTAAAACGCCTCCAGCAGGACTAG
- a CDS encoding RNA-guided endonuclease InsQ/TnpB family protein has translation MKVRYQYRIYPTSQQVKGLNQLFGCCRVVYNDALAIVRSVPQGEKWPSNAELQKLVITQAKKTAEREWLADVSVVPLQQSVQDLGAAFKNFFESRSGKRKGPKVGFPRFKKKLNQQSARFVRTGFSLKGNKLELAKLGRFKVRWSRPLPSEPSSVTIIRNTAGQYHASFVVEISPINIEPLRPSIGVDLGIKTFAFLSTGDRVESPRYNRLDRKTRRFQRKLARQVKGSKRREKTRLRLAKLKLKTANIRKDFLHKTTTQLIHENQVVVLEDLAVKNMLGNRKLARAISEQGWGTARTMCEAKANRVNDREVRIISRWEPTSQICSDCGFRWGKVALSVRSILCVSCGTEHDRDGNAAKNIEKSGLGLTQDSKWTKNGRKTRMSGNPTALSSQPYSEQLGLFA, from the coding sequence ATGAAAGTACGATACCAGTACCGAATTTATCCAACATCGCAACAGGTCAAAGGGCTGAATCAGCTTTTTGGGTGTTGCCGAGTTGTGTACAACGATGCCCTGGCGATTGTGCGGTCAGTGCCGCAGGGCGAGAAATGGCCTAGCAATGCTGAACTGCAAAAGCTGGTGATCACTCAGGCCAAAAAGACGGCTGAACGGGAATGGTTGGCCGATGTGTCAGTCGTGCCCTTGCAGCAGTCGGTTCAGGATTTAGGTGCTGCCTTCAAGAACTTTTTTGAGAGCCGTAGCGGTAAACGAAAAGGGCCAAAGGTGGGCTTCCCTCGGTTCAAAAAGAAGCTGAACCAACAGTCGGCACGGTTTGTTCGGACGGGATTCTCCCTCAAGGGCAATAAGCTTGAACTGGCCAAGTTAGGCCGATTCAAGGTGAGGTGGTCAAGGCCACTGCCCTCTGAACCTAGCTCTGTGACCATTATCCGTAACACGGCTGGGCAATACCATGCCAGCTTTGTAGTGGAGATTAGTCCCATCAACATTGAGCCACTACGGCCCTCAATTGGGGTAGATCTAGGCATCAAAACCTTTGCCTTTCTCAGCACAGGTGATCGGGTAGAATCCCCTCGATATAATCGGTTAGACCGCAAGACGCGACGGTTTCAGCGCAAGCTAGCCCGCCAAGTTAAAGGGTCTAAGCGTCGCGAAAAGACTAGGCTGCGCCTTGCAAAGCTGAAGCTAAAAACGGCCAATATCCGAAAAGACTTTCTGCACAAGACCACGACCCAGCTAATCCACGAAAATCAAGTGGTGGTGTTGGAGGATCTGGCGGTGAAGAATATGCTTGGTAATCGGAAGTTGGCACGGGCCATCAGTGAGCAGGGTTGGGGCACCGCACGAACCATGTGCGAGGCCAAGGCCAACAGGGTTAATGATCGAGAGGTCAGGATCATCAGTCGGTGGGAGCCAACCAGTCAGATCTGTTCTGATTGTGGCTTTCGTTGGGGCAAGGTTGCTCTATCGGTTCGTTCCATCCTCTGTGTGAGTTGCGGAACCGAACATGATAGAGACGGTAATGCCGCCAAAAATATCGAAAAGTCTGGGTTGGGGCTAACCCAAGACTCTAAATGGACAAAGAACGGGCGTAAGACCAGGATGTCTGGCAATCCGACTGCTTTGTCTAGCCAGCCGTACAGCGAACAGCTTGGACTATTCGCCTAG